One window of Sinorhizobium fredii NGR234 genomic DNA carries:
- a CDS encoding sugar ABC transporter ATP-binding protein: MKPAITLEGISKSFPGVRALSDVSLALYPGSVTALIGENGAGKSTLVKILTGIYQPDSGMIRVADTETTFPTALAAARAGVTAIHQETVLFDELSVAENIFLGHAPRNRFGLIDWKKLNADAAALLQRAGADFDPTIRLRDLGIAKKHLVAIARALSVDAQVVIMDEPTAALSHKEIHELYALIERLKADGKAILFISHKFDEIFRIADRYTVFRDGTMVGEGLIADASQDDLVRMMVGRAVDSVYPKKDVKIGEAVLTVSGYRHPTEFEDINFELRRGEILGFYGLVGAGRSEFMQSLIGITRPSAGAVRLDGNVLVIRNPAEAIRAGIVYVPEERGRQGAIIGMPIFQNVTLPSLSHTSRSGFLKLANEFALAREYTARLDLRAASLDQDVGTLSGGNQQKVVIAKWLATKPKVIILDEPTKGIDIGSKAAVHAFMSELAAQGLSVIMVSSEIPEIMGMSDRVIVMREGRIAGRFERSELTAEKLVRAAAGIETQINGRAA; this comes from the coding sequence ATGAAGCCCGCCATCACTCTCGAGGGCATTTCGAAGTCCTTCCCGGGTGTGCGGGCTCTCTCCGATGTCTCTCTCGCGCTCTATCCGGGTTCGGTAACGGCGCTGATCGGCGAAAACGGCGCCGGCAAATCGACGCTCGTCAAGATCCTGACCGGCATCTATCAGCCGGATTCCGGCATGATCCGGGTCGCCGACACGGAAACGACATTCCCCACCGCCCTCGCCGCGGCGCGCGCCGGGGTGACCGCGATCCATCAGGAAACGGTGCTCTTCGACGAGCTTTCGGTTGCGGAAAACATCTTCCTCGGCCATGCCCCGCGCAACCGCTTCGGTTTAATCGACTGGAAGAAGCTGAACGCCGACGCCGCGGCCCTGCTGCAGCGGGCCGGCGCCGATTTCGACCCGACGATCCGGCTGCGCGACCTCGGCATCGCCAAGAAGCATCTGGTGGCGATCGCCCGTGCGCTCTCCGTCGATGCGCAGGTCGTCATCATGGATGAGCCGACGGCGGCGCTGTCGCACAAGGAAATCCATGAGCTCTACGCCCTGATCGAGCGGCTCAAGGCCGACGGCAAGGCGATCCTCTTCATCAGCCACAAGTTCGACGAAATCTTCCGGATCGCCGATCGTTATACCGTCTTCCGCGACGGAACGATGGTCGGCGAAGGGCTGATCGCCGACGCCAGCCAGGATGATCTCGTCCGCATGATGGTCGGCCGTGCGGTCGATTCCGTCTACCCGAAGAAGGACGTCAAGATCGGCGAGGCGGTGCTGACGGTCTCCGGCTACCGCCATCCGACCGAATTCGAGGACATCAATTTCGAGCTGAGGCGCGGCGAAATCCTCGGCTTCTACGGTCTCGTCGGGGCCGGGCGCTCGGAATTCATGCAGTCGCTGATCGGCATCACCCGCCCGTCGGCCGGTGCGGTCAGGCTGGATGGAAATGTGCTGGTCATCCGCAACCCGGCCGAGGCGATCCGTGCCGGCATCGTCTATGTCCCCGAAGAGCGCGGCCGGCAGGGCGCTATCATCGGCATGCCGATCTTCCAGAACGTCACATTGCCGTCGCTATCGCACACCTCGCGCTCGGGTTTCCTGAAGCTCGCCAACGAGTTCGCCCTGGCGCGCGAATACACCGCGCGCCTCGATCTGCGCGCCGCCTCGCTCGATCAGGACGTCGGCACGCTCTCCGGCGGCAACCAGCAGAAGGTGGTGATCGCCAAGTGGCTGGCGACCAAGCCCAAGGTCATCATCCTCGACGAGCCGACCAAAGGCATCGACATCGGCTCCAAGGCCGCCGTGCACGCCTTCATGAGCGAACTCGCGGCGCAGGGCTTGAGCGTCATCATGGTCTCCTCGGAAATCCCCGAGATCATGGGCATGTCCGACCGGGTCATCGTCATGCGCGAAGGCCGGATCGCCGGCCGCTTCGAACGCTCCGAACTGACGGCCGAGAAGCTGGTGCGCGCCGCGGCCGGCATCGAAACGCAGATCAACGGGAGGGCCGCATGA
- a CDS encoding ABC transporter permease, with the protein MAHAQLSPRNIPDRLEGRGARLLRSWEALLIVVATVIFLGNSFASPYFLDPWNLSDATFNFTEKAMIAFAMALVIISGEIDLSVASIIALASTAMGYAVQLGVDTPVLVAIGLGVGLVCGAVNGLLITGLGLPSIVVTIGTMSLFRGLSFIILGDQAFTGYPESFAWFGQGYVWWVLSFEFTLFALLAVAYGVLLHKTNFGRAVYAIGNNQTAALFSGVRVARVKFTLFLLTGLMAGLASICLTSRLGSTRPSIALGWELEVVTMVVLGGVNILGGSGTIPGVVLAALIMGMVTFGFGLLNVPGIVMSIFIGLLLISVIALPILWRRARRRLAH; encoded by the coding sequence ATGGCGCACGCTCAACTCTCTCCCCGCAACATCCCCGATCGCCTCGAGGGGCGCGGCGCCCGCCTCCTGAGGAGCTGGGAAGCGCTGCTCATCGTGGTCGCGACGGTGATCTTCCTCGGCAACTCCTTTGCTTCGCCCTATTTCCTCGATCCGTGGAACCTGTCCGACGCCACCTTCAACTTCACCGAAAAGGCGATGATCGCCTTCGCGATGGCGCTGGTGATCATCTCCGGCGAGATCGATCTCTCGGTCGCCTCGATCATCGCGCTCGCCTCGACCGCCATGGGCTACGCCGTGCAACTCGGCGTCGACACGCCGGTGCTCGTCGCGATCGGTCTCGGCGTCGGGCTTGTCTGCGGCGCCGTCAATGGCCTCTTGATCACCGGCCTCGGCCTCCCGTCGATCGTCGTGACGATCGGCACGATGAGCCTGTTTCGCGGCCTGTCCTTCATCATTCTCGGCGACCAGGCCTTTACCGGCTATCCCGAAAGCTTCGCCTGGTTCGGCCAGGGCTATGTCTGGTGGGTCCTCTCCTTCGAATTCACCCTCTTCGCGCTGCTCGCCGTCGCCTATGGCGTGCTGCTGCACAAGACGAATTTCGGCCGCGCCGTCTACGCCATCGGCAACAACCAGACGGCGGCGCTCTTTTCGGGCGTCCGCGTGGCGCGGGTGAAATTCACGCTCTTCCTCTTGACCGGGCTGATGGCCGGCCTTGCCTCGATCTGCCTCACCTCCCGCCTCGGCTCGACGCGTCCCTCGATCGCACTCGGCTGGGAACTCGAGGTCGTCACCATGGTGGTGCTTGGCGGCGTCAACATTCTCGGCGGCTCGGGCACCATACCAGGCGTCGTGCTCGCCGCCCTGATCATGGGCATGGTCACCTTCGGGTTCGGCCTCCTGAACGTTCCCGGCATCGTCATGTCGATCTTCATCGGCCTGCTGCTGATCTCGGTCATCGCCTTGCCGATCCTCTGGCGGCGCGCCCGCCGCCGTCTCGCGCATTGA
- a CDS encoding DeoR/GlpR family DNA-binding transcription regulator, whose product MHEKERHRIILSAVQEKPVVTVPELVELTGSSEATIRRDVAALHVQKRLRRVRGGAEAINPPQFVGLAGRPFSVNEGLHAREKQAIAREAVALCQDGEPIIINGGTTTFQMVHFLANRRMQVFTNSFPIAEHLLKHSKNTVMLSGGTIYREQNIILSPFDNDVTRNFYARRMFMGAQGLGPLGLMEADPLLIQAEQKLIDQADELVVLVDSSKFHKRSSLILCGLKRIATVITDSGIEDRHASMLESAGVTLVIANAKSKVDAETASTSA is encoded by the coding sequence ATGCACGAGAAAGAAAGACATAGGATCATCCTGTCGGCAGTGCAGGAAAAGCCGGTCGTGACCGTGCCCGAACTCGTCGAATTGACCGGCAGCTCCGAGGCGACGATCCGCCGCGATGTTGCGGCGCTGCATGTGCAGAAGCGCCTGCGCCGGGTGCGCGGCGGCGCCGAGGCGATCAATCCGCCGCAATTCGTGGGCCTCGCCGGTCGGCCCTTCAGTGTCAACGAGGGTCTGCATGCCCGGGAGAAGCAGGCGATCGCCCGCGAGGCGGTGGCGCTCTGCCAGGACGGTGAGCCGATCATCATCAATGGCGGCACGACTACCTTCCAGATGGTGCATTTCCTCGCCAACCGCCGGATGCAGGTCTTCACCAATTCCTTCCCGATCGCCGAGCACCTGCTCAAGCACTCGAAGAACACGGTGATGCTTTCGGGCGGGACGATCTATCGCGAGCAGAACATCATCCTCAGCCCCTTCGACAATGACGTGACGCGCAACTTCTATGCGCGCCGCATGTTCATGGGGGCGCAGGGGCTCGGGCCGCTCGGCCTGATGGAGGCCGATCCGCTCTTGATCCAGGCCGAGCAGAAGCTGATCGATCAGGCCGACGAACTGGTCGTGCTCGTCGATTCGTCGAAATTTCACAAGCGTTCGAGCCTCATTCTCTGCGGTCTCAAGCGCATTGCCACAGTCATTACGGATTCGGGCATCGAGGACAGGCATGCCTCGATGCTCGAAAGCGCCGGCGTCACTCTCGTCATCGCCAATGCGAAGTCGAAAGTCGACGCGGAAACTGCTTCGACATCCGCCTGA
- the rhaM gene encoding L-rhamnose mutarotase: MEKYAFRMRLNPGMAEEYRARHDAIWPELVTLLKEAGISDYSIHLDEETGLLFGVLWRTENHTMADLPSHPVMQKWWAYMADIMETRADNEPVAVPLKTVFHLS; the protein is encoded by the coding sequence ATGGAAAAATACGCTTTCCGAATGCGGCTCAACCCGGGCATGGCCGAGGAATACAGAGCGCGTCATGATGCGATCTGGCCGGAGCTGGTGACGCTGCTCAAAGAAGCCGGCATTTCCGACTATTCGATCCATCTCGACGAGGAGACCGGCCTGCTCTTCGGCGTGCTCTGGCGCACGGAGAACCATACGATGGCCGATCTGCCCTCGCACCCGGTGATGCAGAAATGGTGGGCCTACATGGCCGACATCATGGAAACGCGGGCGGACAACGAGCCGGTCGCCGTTCCGCTCAAGACCGTCTTTCATCTGTCCTGA
- a CDS encoding ABC transporter permease, with product MIAKLLKNREILLVGAIAVLLALIALRFPGFVAPFNLARVYNDTSILIILALGQMAVILTRCIDLSMAANLALCGMVAAMLNAAFPGLPIPLIILAAMALGGLLGMINGTLVWKLDIPPIVVTLGTLTIYRGLIFLLTDGKWINAHEMSDAFKALPRLDLAGMPVLSWLSLLMIAVMFLVMSRTPIGRAFYAVGGHPHAAVYTGIDVGRTRFFAYCLSGTLAGLSGYLWVSRYAVAYVDIAAGFELDIIAACVIGGISIAGGIGSVAGAVLGALFLGVIKNALPVINISPFAQMAISGTVIIIAVAVNARAERRKGRVILRKAEAV from the coding sequence ATGATCGCCAAGCTCCTCAAGAACCGCGAAATCCTGCTCGTCGGCGCGATCGCCGTGCTGCTCGCCCTGATCGCCTTGCGCTTTCCTGGTTTCGTAGCGCCCTTCAATCTCGCCCGCGTCTATAACGACACGTCGATCCTGATCATCCTGGCGCTCGGCCAGATGGCCGTGATCCTCACCCGGTGCATCGATCTGTCGATGGCGGCGAACCTCGCGCTCTGCGGTATGGTCGCGGCGATGCTGAACGCCGCCTTTCCCGGCCTGCCGATCCCGCTCATCATTCTTGCCGCCATGGCGCTCGGCGGCCTGCTCGGCATGATCAACGGGACGCTCGTCTGGAAGCTCGACATTCCGCCGATCGTCGTCACGCTCGGAACGCTGACGATCTATCGCGGCCTGATCTTCCTGCTGACGGACGGCAAATGGATCAATGCGCATGAGATGAGCGACGCCTTCAAGGCGCTGCCGCGGCTGGATCTCGCTGGAATGCCGGTGCTCTCCTGGCTGTCGCTCCTGATGATCGCCGTGATGTTCCTGGTCATGAGCCGCACGCCGATCGGTCGAGCCTTCTATGCGGTCGGCGGCCATCCGCATGCCGCCGTCTACACGGGGATCGATGTCGGCCGCACACGCTTCTTCGCCTATTGCCTGTCGGGCACGCTCGCCGGCCTCTCCGGCTATCTTTGGGTGTCGCGCTATGCGGTCGCCTATGTCGATATCGCCGCCGGCTTCGAACTCGACATCATCGCGGCCTGCGTCATCGGCGGCATCTCGATCGCCGGCGGCATCGGCTCGGTGGCCGGTGCCGTGCTCGGCGCGCTCTTCCTCGGCGTGATCAAGAACGCACTGCCGGTGATCAACATTTCGCCCTTTGCGCAGATGGCGATCTCCGGAACGGTCATCATCATCGCCGTCGCCGTCAACGCCCGCGCCGAGCGGCGCAAGGGCCGGGTCATTCTCAGGAAAGCGGAGGCGGTCTGA
- a CDS encoding bifunctional rhamnulose-1-phosphate aldolase/short-chain dehydrogenase, giving the protein MLDKQQGARLANLWDDAKVARMSEAERLLYRSNLLGSDKRITNYGGGNTSAKVMEKDPLTGEMAEVLWVKGSGGDVGTIKMDGFATLYMDKLRALKDIYRGVEFEDEMVGYLPHCTFNLNPRAASIDTPLHAYVPKAHVDHMHPDAIIAIAASKNSKELTSKIFGDEIGWLPWKRPGYELGLWLEKFCLENPKARGVVLESHGLFTWGDTAKEAYETTIEIINRAIAWFEAENTAPAFGGEAKPALGAAERVAIVKKLMPVIRGLISTDEKKVGHFDDSKAVLDFVTSTNLEPLAALGTSCPDHFLRTKIRPLVVDFDPAQPDIEKTLSGLPEAIAAYRADYARYYERCKRADSPAMRDPNAVVYLVRGVGMITFAKDKATARISGEFYVNAINVMRGASGVSTYVGLPEQEAFDIEYWLLEEAKLQRMPKPKSLAGRIALVTGGAGGIGKATAARLMQEGACVVLADIDDAALEIAQSELAGRYGKDFVRSVSMNVTSEAAVEAGFGDALLAFGGLDILVSNAGLASSAAIEDTTLALWNKNIDILATGYFLVSREAFRIFRNQKAGGNVVFVASKNGLAASPGASAYCTAKAAEIHLARCLALEGASAQIRVNVVNPDAVLRGSKIWSGEWKEQRAAAYKMDVDELEAHYRERSMLKLSVFPEDIAEAIYFLASDMSAKSTGNIVNVDAGNAQSFTR; this is encoded by the coding sequence ATGCTCGACAAGCAACAGGGCGCACGCCTGGCCAATCTCTGGGATGACGCCAAGGTGGCGCGAATGAGCGAAGCGGAGCGGCTTCTCTACCGGTCCAACCTGCTCGGCTCGGACAAGCGAATCACCAACTACGGCGGCGGCAACACGTCCGCGAAAGTCATGGAGAAGGATCCGCTGACCGGCGAGATGGCCGAGGTTCTCTGGGTGAAAGGATCGGGCGGCGACGTCGGCACGATCAAGATGGACGGCTTCGCCACGCTCTACATGGACAAGCTGCGGGCACTGAAGGACATCTATCGCGGCGTCGAGTTCGAAGACGAAATGGTCGGCTACCTGCCGCACTGCACATTCAACCTCAATCCGCGCGCCGCCTCGATCGACACGCCGCTGCATGCCTATGTGCCGAAGGCGCACGTCGACCACATGCATCCGGACGCGATCATCGCCATCGCCGCTTCGAAGAACAGCAAGGAACTGACAAGCAAGATCTTCGGCGACGAGATCGGCTGGCTGCCCTGGAAGCGGCCGGGTTACGAGCTCGGCCTGTGGCTGGAAAAATTCTGCCTCGAAAACCCGAAGGCGCGCGGCGTCGTGCTCGAGAGCCACGGCCTCTTCACCTGGGGCGATACTGCCAAGGAGGCGTACGAGACGACGATCGAGATCATCAACCGGGCGATCGCCTGGTTCGAGGCGGAAAATACCGCGCCCGCCTTCGGCGGAGAGGCGAAACCGGCGCTTGGCGCGGCGGAACGCGTCGCAATTGTCAAGAAGCTGATGCCGGTGATCCGCGGCCTGATCAGCACTGATGAGAAGAAGGTCGGCCACTTCGACGACAGCAAGGCGGTGCTGGATTTCGTCACTTCGACCAATCTGGAGCCGCTGGCGGCGCTCGGCACGAGTTGCCCCGACCATTTCCTGCGCACCAAGATCCGGCCGCTGGTGGTGGACTTCGACCCCGCGCAGCCGGATATCGAAAAGACGCTTTCCGGCCTCCCCGAGGCGATTGCCGCCTATCGCGCCGACTATGCGCGCTACTACGAGCGCTGCAAGCGTGCCGACAGCCCGGCGATGCGCGACCCGAACGCGGTCGTCTATCTGGTTCGCGGCGTCGGCATGATCACCTTTGCCAAGGACAAGGCGACGGCGCGCATCTCCGGCGAATTCTACGTCAATGCCATCAATGTGATGCGCGGCGCCTCGGGCGTTTCGACCTATGTCGGCCTGCCGGAACAGGAAGCCTTCGACATCGAATACTGGCTGCTCGAGGAAGCCAAGCTGCAGCGCATGCCGAAGCCGAAGAGCCTCGCCGGGCGGATCGCGCTCGTCACCGGCGGCGCCGGTGGCATCGGCAAGGCGACCGCCGCCCGGCTGATGCAGGAAGGCGCCTGCGTCGTACTCGCCGACATCGATGACGCGGCCCTGGAAATCGCCCAGAGCGAACTCGCCGGACGCTACGGCAAGGATTTCGTGCGCTCCGTCAGCATGAACGTGACCAGCGAGGCGGCGGTCGAGGCCGGCTTCGGCGATGCGCTGCTGGCCTTCGGCGGTCTCGACATTCTCGTTTCCAATGCCGGCCTCGCCTCGTCGGCGGCGATCGAGGACACGACGCTGGCGCTCTGGAACAAGAACATCGACATTCTCGCGACCGGCTATTTCCTGGTGTCGCGCGAGGCCTTCCGGATCTTCCGCAACCAGAAGGCCGGCGGCAATGTCGTGTTCGTCGCCTCGAAGAACGGCCTTGCCGCCTCGCCCGGCGCCTCGGCCTATTGCACGGCCAAGGCGGCCGAAATCCATCTTGCCCGCTGCCTCGCCCTCGAAGGCGCATCGGCACAGATCCGCGTCAACGTCGTCAATCCGGATGCGGTGCTGCGCGGCTCGAAGATCTGGAGCGGCGAGTGGAAGGAACAGCGCGCCGCCGCCTACAAGATGGACGTCGATGAGTTGGAGGCGCACTACCGCGAACGCTCGATGCTGAAGCTCAGCGTCTTCCCGGAGGATATTGCCGAAGCGATCTACTTCCTGGCCTCCGACATGTCGGCGAAATCGACCGGCAACATCGTCAATGTCGACGCGGGCAATGCCCAGTCCTTCACGCGCTGA
- the rhaS gene encoding rhamnose ABC transporter substrate-binding protein produces MKILKSLMVTAAVAAALMANAAHAENKKIALVVKALGIGFFEAANKGAQEAAKELGDVEIIYTGPTSTTAEGQIEVINSLIAQKVDAIAVSANDTDALVPALKKAMDRGIKVISWDSGVAKEGRLMHLNPSSSPLIGNMIIKLAADNLPEGGDVAVLSASATATNQNTWIAEMKKVQVNYKGINVVATVYGDDLADKSYRETQGLIQSHPNLKAIIAPTSIGIVAAAQAVTDAGKIGQINVTGLGLPSEMAGHVKSGASKSFAIWNPIDLGYSATMIAYDIINGAEAKPGAELKMGRMGTVKLDDNNEGAMADPFVYDASNVEEFAKIF; encoded by the coding sequence ATGAAAATTCTCAAATCATTGATGGTGACGGCCGCCGTCGCGGCCGCGCTCATGGCGAACGCCGCTCATGCGGAGAACAAGAAGATCGCGCTCGTCGTCAAGGCGCTCGGCATCGGCTTCTTCGAGGCCGCCAACAAGGGTGCCCAGGAAGCGGCCAAGGAACTCGGCGACGTCGAGATCATCTATACCGGTCCGACTTCGACGACAGCCGAGGGCCAGATCGAGGTAATCAATTCGCTGATCGCCCAGAAGGTCGATGCGATCGCGGTTTCGGCCAACGACACCGACGCACTCGTACCGGCGCTCAAGAAGGCGATGGACCGCGGCATCAAGGTGATTTCCTGGGATTCGGGTGTCGCCAAGGAAGGCCGGCTGATGCATCTCAACCCGTCGTCGAGCCCGCTGATCGGCAACATGATCATCAAGCTCGCCGCCGATAACCTGCCGGAAGGCGGCGATGTCGCCGTGCTCTCGGCCTCGGCAACGGCAACCAACCAGAACACCTGGATTGCCGAGATGAAGAAGGTCCAGGTCAACTACAAGGGCATCAACGTCGTGGCCACAGTCTATGGCGACGACCTTGCCGACAAGTCCTACCGTGAGACGCAGGGCCTCATCCAGTCCCATCCGAACCTGAAGGCGATCATCGCGCCGACCTCGATCGGCATCGTCGCGGCCGCCCAGGCCGTCACCGACGCCGGCAAGATCGGCCAGATCAACGTCACCGGTCTCGGGCTGCCCTCCGAAATGGCCGGTCATGTGAAGTCCGGCGCGTCCAAGTCCTTCGCGATCTGGAACCCGATCGACCTCGGCTATTCGGCGACGATGATCGCCTATGACATCATCAACGGTGCCGAAGCCAAACCCGGTGCGGAACTGAAGATGGGCCGCATGGGAACGGTCAAGCTCGACGACAACAACGAAGGCGCCATGGCCGACCCGTTCGTCTATGATGCCTCGAACGTCGAAGAGTTTGCCAAGATCTTCTGA